The Benincasa hispida cultivar B227 chromosome 9, ASM972705v1, whole genome shotgun sequence genome has a segment encoding these proteins:
- the LOC120086777 gene encoding short-chain dehydrogenase reductase 3b-like: MSRARRLHGKVALITGAASGIGEETARLFAANGASVVIADINDELGRNVAASIGIDQASFHHCDVRDEEQVEKTVSYTVEKHGRLDILFSNAGIVGSLTSILKLDMFNFDNIMATNVRGVVATIKHGGQAMVERNIRGSIICTTSVSATVGGVASMAYTSSKHAVLGVVRSSCMELGTYGIRVNCVSPYGVATPLAFRTLNLEENKLEEVLSSKTSLKGVVLKASHIAEAALFLASDESVYISGQNLIVDGGFTAVRSII, encoded by the exons ATGTCTAGAGCAAG GCGGCTGCATGGGAAGGTGGCTCTTATAACAGGAGCCGCCAGCGGCATCGGCGAGGAGACGGCGAGACTATTTGCAGCCAATGGTGCTTCTGTTGTCATAGCAGATATCAACGACGAACTAGGCCGGAATGTGGCAGCCTCCATCGGCATCGACCAAGCCAGCTTTCACCACTGTGATGTGAGAGATGAGGAGCAAGTTGAAAAAACAGTGAGCTACACTGTTGAAAAACACGGCCGCCTCGACATTCTCTTTAGCAACGCCGGCATCGTTGGCTCTCTCACTTCAATTCTCAAGCTTGACATGTTCAACTTCGACAATATAATGGCGACCAATGTCCGTGGG GTGGTTGCGACGATCAAGCATGGCGGACAAGCAATGGTGGAACGCAACATACGGGGGTCAATAATATGCACGACAAGCGTTTCGGCGACAGTCGGTGGGGTGGCGTCGATGGCGTACACGAGCTCAAAGCATGCAGTGTTGGGGGTGGTGAGATCGAGCTGCATGGAGCTCGGGACGTACGGGATTAGGGTGAACTGCGTGTCGCCATATGGGGTGGCGACGCCGCTGGCTTTCCGGACATTGAATTTGGAAGAGAATAAGCTTGAAGAAGTTCTTAGTTCAAAGACAAGTTTGAAGGGTGTGGTGTTGAAGGCTAGCCATATAGCTGAGGCTGCTTTGTTTCTTGCATCTGATGAATCAGTTTATATAAGTGGACAAAACTTGATTGTTGATGGAGGCTTCACAGCCGTCAGATCAATCATATAA